The following are from one region of the Myxocyprinus asiaticus isolate MX2 ecotype Aquarium Trade chromosome 2, UBuf_Myxa_2, whole genome shotgun sequence genome:
- the LOC127409742 gene encoding transmembrane emp24 domain-containing protein 3-like gives MRHACLLILAVYIFLVNATELTFELPDNEKQCFYEDLDEGAKFEIDFQVIAGGNYDVDCFVTDPMNNVLYQERKKQYDSFSHTTTTKGVYKVCFSNEFSTFSHKTVYLDFRTGEEIPLLPDMNRATALTQMESACMSIHEILKVVADSQTWYRLRETQDRIRAEDLNERVAYWSIGEAIILFVVSISQVLILKSFFNEKKTYVATST, from the exons ATGAGGCACGCTTGTCTGTTAATTTTGGCAGTGTACATATTTTTAGTAAATGCCACCGAATTAACATTTGAACTGCCCGATAACGAGAAACAATGTTTTTACGAGGACCTAGACGAGGGAGCCAAGTTTGAAATAGACTTTCAG GTTATAGCTGGAGGGAACTATGATGTTGACTGTTTTGTGACAGATCCAATGAATAATGTCCTGTATCAGGAACGAAAGAAGCAATATGACAGCTTTTCCCATACAACAACCACGAAGGGAGTGTACAAGGTTTGCTTCAGCAACGAGTTCTCAACCTTCTCTCACAAAACGGTTTACCTGGACTTCAGAACTGGAGAGGAGATCCCATTACTGCCTGACATGAACAGAGCAACAGCTCTCACACAG ATGGAGTCAGCCTGCATGTCCATCCATGAGATCCTGAAAGTGGTTGCAGACTCTCAGACTTGGTATCGTCTTCGGGAGACTCAAGACCGAATCAGGGCAGAAGACCTGAATGAACGTGTTGCCTATTGGTCCATTGGAGAGGCCATCATCCTATTTGTTGTTAGTATTAGCCAGGTGCTTATACTTAAAAGTTTCTTCAATGAGAAGAAAACCTATGTTGCCACCAGCACATAG